One window of the Thermasporomyces composti genome contains the following:
- a CDS encoding inositol monophosphatase family protein, whose amino-acid sequence MTTPADDRFDDPMTLDSDLRDLALAAAHAGSYAILRELRLGSVEVNSKAHAADFVTSADKAAEQAILRLIRAARPHDAILAEESGVHAGESGVRWLVDPLDGTMNFVHRRGDYAVSVGVERDGQVVAGAIVRPADGEWATAGGGEAFGRSVTPRVSAATDIGDALIGIGLPSGLEQRLRVQAFVSDLMHHIRDYRRSGSSACELLSVALGSQEGYLGFGVNLWDVAAGIALVHAAGGSCQWVTTESGMDVLVAGTPAVTQALVGMVKVI is encoded by the coding sequence ATGACCACACCGGCGGATGACCGGTTCGATGACCCCATGACCCTCGACAGTGACCTGCGCGACCTCGCGCTCGCGGCGGCGCACGCGGGCTCTTACGCGATCTTGCGTGAGCTGCGTCTGGGCAGCGTGGAGGTGAACTCCAAGGCACACGCCGCCGACTTCGTCACCAGCGCGGACAAGGCGGCCGAGCAGGCCATCCTTCGCCTGATCAGAGCCGCCCGACCGCACGACGCGATCCTCGCCGAGGAGTCTGGCGTCCACGCCGGTGAGAGCGGAGTCCGCTGGCTGGTCGACCCTCTCGACGGGACGATGAACTTCGTCCACAGGCGTGGCGACTACGCGGTGTCGGTAGGTGTCGAGCGGGATGGACAGGTGGTCGCGGGGGCGATCGTCCGGCCCGCTGACGGTGAGTGGGCGACTGCGGGAGGTGGAGAGGCGTTCGGTCGGTCGGTGACACCGCGAGTCTCTGCGGCCACCGACATCGGCGATGCTCTCATCGGCATCGGGCTCCCCAGCGGGCTCGAGCAGCGGCTGCGCGTTCAGGCGTTCGTCAGTGACCTCATGCATCACATCCGCGACTACCGGCGCAGTGGTTCCTCCGCTTGCGAACTGCTGTCCGTGGCACTCGGCTCCCAGGAGGGGTATCTCGGGTTCGGCGTCAACCTGTGGGACGTCGCGGCCGGCATCGCCTTGGTCCACGCCGCGGGGGGAAGCTGCCAGTGGGTCACCACCGAGTCCGGCATGGACGTGCTTGTCGCCGGCACCCCCGCTGTGACGCAAGCCCTGGTTGGCATGGTCAAGGTGATATGA
- the hisD gene encoding histidinol dehydrogenase, which yields MIRRIDLRGRRARGEALDYRSLVPRAEFDVDAAIEVVRPIMDDVRHRGTEALLEIASRDGVEVTDLRVPPERLERALAELDPAVRAAFEESIRRLRVVSEAELEKEPSVEVVPGGRVAQRLIPYQRVGLYIPGGLAPLASTVAMNVVPAQVAGVGSIAVASPAQREFGGLPHPTILAVCALLGVDEVYTVGGVGAVAMFAYGTETCPRVDFVAGPGRITTVAAKRLVKGVVGIDSEAGPTEIAILADDSANPAFVAADLISQAEHDTMAASVLVTPSETLATRVLHEIEAQVRATKHVDRITEALGGEQSAIVLVDDLEQGLAVVDAYAAEHLEIHTVDADRWAARVRNAGAIFVGPWSPVSLGDYCAGSNHVLPTGGCACHSSGLSVRSFLKAVHVVTYDERALREAVPHVVALAEAEDLPAHGAAVQVRFVDDPGGYS from the coding sequence GTGATCCGTCGTATCGACCTTCGCGGCCGCCGTGCCCGCGGTGAAGCCCTCGACTACCGCAGCCTGGTTCCTCGGGCGGAGTTCGACGTCGACGCAGCGATCGAGGTCGTCCGCCCCATCATGGACGACGTTCGACACCGGGGGACCGAGGCGCTCCTCGAGATCGCGAGCCGCGACGGCGTGGAGGTCACGGATCTTCGGGTTCCCCCCGAACGGCTCGAGCGGGCGCTCGCCGAGCTTGATCCCGCGGTGCGTGCGGCGTTCGAGGAGTCCATCCGCCGGTTGCGCGTGGTGAGCGAGGCCGAGCTGGAGAAGGAACCCAGCGTTGAGGTCGTGCCCGGCGGCCGGGTGGCCCAACGCCTGATTCCCTACCAGCGGGTCGGGCTTTACATTCCCGGCGGTCTGGCGCCCTTGGCATCCACCGTGGCGATGAACGTCGTCCCCGCCCAAGTCGCAGGGGTCGGCTCGATCGCGGTGGCCTCGCCCGCCCAGCGGGAGTTCGGCGGCCTGCCGCATCCCACGATCCTGGCGGTGTGCGCGCTGCTCGGCGTCGATGAGGTCTACACCGTCGGCGGCGTCGGCGCGGTGGCCATGTTCGCCTACGGCACCGAGACGTGTCCCCGGGTCGACTTCGTGGCCGGTCCGGGTCGGATCACCACCGTGGCCGCCAAGCGCCTGGTCAAGGGAGTCGTCGGGATCGACTCGGAGGCCGGTCCGACCGAGATCGCCATCCTCGCGGACGACAGCGCCAACCCCGCCTTCGTGGCAGCCGACCTGATCAGCCAGGCCGAGCACGACACGATGGCCGCCAGCGTTCTCGTCACGCCCAGCGAGACGCTCGCCACGCGGGTCCTGCACGAGATCGAGGCGCAGGTCCGGGCGACCAAGCACGTCGACCGCATCACCGAGGCGCTCGGTGGTGAGCAGTCCGCGATCGTGCTGGTCGACGACCTCGAGCAAGGACTGGCCGTCGTCGACGCCTACGCCGCCGAGCACCTAGAGATCCACACCGTCGATGCGGACCGCTGGGCGGCGCGGGTGCGCAACGCCGGCGCCATCTTCGTCGGACCGTGGTCCCCGGTCTCGCTCGGTGACTACTGCGCTGGCTCCAACCACGTGCTCCCCACCGGTGGATGCGCGTGTCACTCCTCCGGACTGTCGGTCCGGAGCTTCCTGAAGGCGGTCCACGTGGTCACCTACGACGAGCGAGCGTTGCGCGAGGCCGTTCCGCACGTCGTCGCGCTCGCCGAGGCGGAGGACCTTCCGGCACACGGCGCCGCGGTACAGGTTCGGTTCGTCGACGATCCCGGTGGGTATTCCTGA
- a CDS encoding DUF3352 domain-containing protein — MPPSEPKRGRAWLAAGVAALLVVAVGGGAWAFNALRSKGPQPEEVLPADAVAYVRMDLDPSADQKLNALRFFKKFPEVDKKLGDEEEDLRKTLWEAIASEDDDLKDLDYATDIEPWLGNRAAMAAVPAGDSGTEPVAVLHITDQEKAEEAVKKIRSEDDDTGVAFTDDYMVIADTQQIADDVVKAAAEKPLAENEDFRADMAALDSTGVLSFWADAKELANEVGDESMGQLGAASTQFDGRVVGALSFESNYAQLEARLRGGQIPEVQDKGIKLGELPESTVVGLSVAGAGASLEQNWSMVESALRASAGDQYNAVIDAARQQFGIELPGDLVTILGKEFTIALDEEGLADAVQGRASALPKVGFRSTPADVDQAKDVLDKVTNLLSAAGAPFQLGTATSSDAVALATSESYAQALVEEGGLSDTDAFRQVVANTENAQFGLFVDIDKLEQLAPSSMSNRDVIEPLKAVGMSGYTTDDGAAFTLRVLVN, encoded by the coding sequence GTGCCGCCATCGGAGCCCAAGCGCGGTCGAGCGTGGCTCGCGGCCGGTGTCGCGGCGCTCCTCGTCGTCGCGGTTGGTGGTGGCGCGTGGGCCTTCAACGCCCTCCGCAGCAAGGGCCCGCAGCCCGAGGAGGTCTTGCCCGCCGACGCGGTCGCCTACGTCCGCATGGACCTCGACCCGTCCGCCGACCAGAAGCTCAACGCCCTCCGGTTCTTCAAGAAGTTCCCAGAGGTCGACAAGAAGCTCGGGGACGAGGAGGAGGATCTGCGCAAGACCCTGTGGGAGGCGATCGCGTCCGAGGACGACGACCTGAAGGACCTCGACTACGCCACGGACATCGAGCCGTGGCTGGGCAACCGGGCGGCCATGGCTGCGGTCCCGGCCGGTGACAGCGGGACCGAACCAGTCGCGGTCCTCCACATCACCGACCAGGAGAAGGCTGAAGAGGCGGTCAAGAAGATCCGCTCCGAAGACGACGACACCGGCGTCGCCTTCACCGATGACTACATGGTCATCGCCGACACCCAGCAGATCGCTGACGACGTGGTCAAGGCCGCGGCGGAGAAGCCACTGGCCGAGAACGAGGACTTCCGCGCCGACATGGCCGCCCTCGACAGCACGGGTGTGCTCTCCTTCTGGGCCGACGCGAAGGAGCTCGCCAACGAGGTCGGTGACGAGTCCATGGGGCAGCTGGGCGCGGCAAGCACCCAGTTCGACGGGCGCGTCGTCGGGGCTCTCAGCTTCGAGAGCAACTACGCCCAGCTGGAGGCTCGCCTGCGCGGGGGACAGATCCCCGAGGTGCAGGACAAGGGCATCAAGCTCGGTGAGCTGCCGGAGTCGACCGTGGTCGGGCTCTCGGTCGCCGGTGCCGGCGCGTCGCTTGAGCAGAACTGGTCGATGGTGGAGAGCGCGCTGAGGGCCTCCGCGGGCGACCAGTACAACGCCGTGATCGACGCCGCTCGGCAGCAGTTCGGGATCGAGCTGCCAGGTGACCTGGTGACCATCCTCGGCAAGGAGTTCACCATCGCGCTCGACGAGGAGGGGCTCGCCGACGCCGTGCAGGGCCGTGCCTCCGCGCTCCCGAAGGTGGGATTCCGGTCGACGCCTGCTGACGTCGACCAGGCCAAGGACGTCCTGGACAAGGTCACGAACCTGCTGTCGGCGGCCGGTGCGCCGTTCCAGCTGGGAACGGCCACCTCGTCCGATGCGGTGGCGCTGGCCACCAGCGAGTCCTACGCGCAGGCGCTCGTCGAGGAGGGAGGCCTGAGCGACACAGACGCCTTCCGGCAGGTGGTGGCCAACACCGAGAACGCCCAGTTCGGGCTGTTCGTCGACATCGACAAGCTGGAGCAACTGGCGCCGTCGTCGATGTCGAACCGGGACGTCATCGAGCCGCTCAAGGCCGTCGGGATGTCCGGGTACACCACCGACGACGGTGCGGCGTTCACCCTCAGAGTCCTCGTCAACTAA
- the dnaE gene encoding DNA polymerase III subunit alpha: MADSFVHLHVHTEYSMLDGAAKLKDIFAEVQRLGMPAVAITDHGNLHGAYDFFTKAKAAGITPIIGLEAYVAPESRFHKAPVRWGQQHQKDDDVSGGGAFTHMTIWARDVKGLHNLFKLQTRASMEGFFRKPRVDRELLAEHAEGLMATTGCPSGEIPTKIRLGMEREALEAAAEFRDIFGAENFFVELMDHGIEIDKRARPGLEKIARELGLQYVVTNDSHYTYEHEATAHAALLCVQTASTLAAPAFQLEGSGYYLKSPEEMRALDDSPEWQAGCRTTLEIAERIDTTGMFEPRNLMPRFEVPEGYTEESWFREEVWRGMRRRFPNGYSEEYRRQAEYEMDIIIQMGFPSYFLVVADFIMWAKNNGIAVGPGRGSAAGSLVAYALGITDLDPIKHGLIFERFLNPERVSMPDIDIDFDERRRGEVIRYVTEKYGEDKVAQIVTFGTIKAKAAIKDAARVLGYPYALGDKITKAMPPAVMGKDIPLSGIFDENHPRYHEAAEVRALYEQDPDVRKVIDTARGLEGLIRQTGVHAAGVIMSAEPLADHIPLMKRETDGAIITQFDYPTCETLGLLKMDFLGLRNLTIIDDALRNIEASRGEKIDLLSLPLNDKRTYELLSRGDTLGVFQLDGGPMRSLLRLMKPDNFEDISAVLALYRPGPMGANSHTNYALRKNGQQPITPIHPELKEACEEILGETYGLIVYQEQVQRLAQKVAGYSLGQADLLRRAMGKKKKDVLDKEFVPFSEGMRARGYSDEAIKTLWDILVPFSDYAFNKAHTAGYGLVSYWTAYLKANYPAEYMAALLTSVQDDKDKMAVYLNECRRMGIKVLPPDVNESAANFTPVGTDIRFGLSAVRNVGANVVDAIITARETKGRFTDAVDFMAKVPASVCNKRVVESLAKAGAFDSLGHRRRALVAWHEDAVDYFADQKRQEAIGQDSLFGFGDDTDGATDAMMAPQLPDVPEWDKSTLLAHEREMLGLYVSDHPLFGIEHVLAKASDTTIGALLTDEERPDGSVVTVGGLITGVTRKMTKRGDPWAIVTLEDLEGAIDVMFFPSTYQLTSHQLTEDAVIVVKGRLDRRDEVPQLVAMEVSTPDLTDQQSGPVAISLPRERCTPPVVDRLKEIFATHPGLTQVHVHVRVDGKTEVWRLEDRWRVTPSTAFMGDLKALLGPGCVRV; this comes from the coding sequence ATGGCTGATTCGTTCGTGCATCTCCACGTCCACACCGAGTACTCCATGCTGGACGGGGCGGCGAAGCTCAAGGACATCTTCGCCGAGGTGCAGCGGCTCGGTATGCCTGCCGTGGCCATCACCGACCACGGCAACCTCCATGGCGCCTACGACTTCTTCACCAAGGCCAAGGCGGCGGGGATCACTCCCATCATCGGCCTGGAGGCCTACGTCGCGCCGGAGTCACGCTTTCACAAGGCGCCGGTGCGGTGGGGCCAGCAGCACCAGAAGGACGACGACGTCTCCGGCGGCGGCGCCTTCACGCACATGACCATCTGGGCCCGGGACGTCAAGGGCCTGCACAACCTCTTCAAGCTGCAGACTCGCGCCTCGATGGAGGGCTTCTTCCGGAAGCCTCGGGTCGACCGCGAGCTACTCGCAGAACACGCTGAGGGCCTCATGGCCACCACCGGGTGTCCGTCCGGGGAGATCCCGACCAAGATCCGGCTCGGCATGGAGCGCGAGGCGCTCGAGGCGGCGGCGGAGTTCCGCGACATCTTCGGCGCGGAGAACTTCTTCGTCGAGCTGATGGATCACGGGATCGAGATCGACAAGCGGGCCCGTCCGGGCCTGGAGAAGATCGCCCGTGAGCTCGGCCTCCAGTACGTCGTCACGAACGACTCGCACTACACCTACGAGCACGAGGCGACCGCGCACGCCGCGTTGCTGTGCGTGCAGACCGCCTCCACCCTGGCGGCACCGGCGTTCCAGCTGGAGGGATCCGGCTACTACCTCAAGTCGCCGGAGGAGATGCGAGCCCTCGACGACTCGCCGGAGTGGCAGGCGGGCTGCCGTACCACGCTCGAGATCGCCGAGCGGATCGACACCACGGGGATGTTCGAGCCACGCAACCTCATGCCCCGCTTCGAGGTTCCCGAGGGCTACACCGAGGAGTCGTGGTTCCGCGAGGAGGTCTGGCGGGGCATGCGCCGCCGCTTCCCCAACGGCTACTCCGAGGAGTACCGGCGGCAGGCCGAGTACGAGATGGACATCATCATCCAGATGGGCTTCCCGTCGTACTTCCTGGTCGTGGCCGACTTCATCATGTGGGCCAAGAACAACGGCATCGCCGTGGGGCCCGGCCGGGGATCGGCGGCGGGCAGCCTGGTGGCCTACGCCCTCGGCATCACCGACCTCGACCCGATCAAGCATGGCCTGATCTTCGAGCGGTTCCTCAACCCCGAGCGCGTCTCGATGCCGGACATCGACATCGACTTCGACGAGCGTCGGCGCGGGGAGGTGATCCGCTACGTCACCGAGAAGTACGGCGAGGACAAGGTCGCGCAGATCGTCACGTTCGGCACCATCAAGGCGAAGGCGGCGATCAAGGACGCCGCACGGGTGCTCGGCTACCCGTACGCGCTCGGTGACAAGATCACCAAGGCGATGCCACCGGCGGTCATGGGGAAGGACATCCCCCTGTCCGGCATCTTCGACGAGAACCACCCGCGCTACCACGAGGCGGCCGAGGTCCGGGCGCTCTACGAGCAGGATCCCGACGTTCGCAAGGTCATCGACACCGCCAGGGGACTGGAGGGCCTGATCCGCCAGACTGGCGTCCACGCGGCGGGCGTCATCATGTCGGCCGAGCCCTTGGCCGACCACATCCCGCTGATGAAGCGGGAGACCGACGGAGCGATCATCACGCAGTTCGACTACCCGACCTGCGAGACGCTCGGCCTGCTCAAGATGGACTTCCTCGGGCTGCGCAACCTCACCATCATCGATGACGCCCTGCGCAACATCGAGGCCAGCCGCGGCGAGAAGATCGACCTGCTCTCCCTGCCGCTCAACGACAAGCGCACCTACGAGCTGTTGTCCCGCGGGGACACGCTGGGCGTCTTCCAGCTCGACGGCGGACCGATGCGGTCGCTGCTCCGGTTGATGAAGCCGGACAACTTCGAGGACATCTCCGCGGTGCTCGCGCTGTATCGGCCGGGCCCGATGGGGGCGAACTCCCACACCAACTACGCGCTGCGCAAGAACGGCCAGCAGCCCATCACGCCGATCCATCCCGAGCTGAAGGAGGCGTGTGAGGAGATCCTCGGCGAGACCTACGGCCTGATCGTCTACCAGGAGCAGGTGCAGCGTCTCGCCCAGAAGGTCGCGGGCTACTCGCTCGGCCAGGCCGACCTGCTCCGCCGAGCGATGGGCAAGAAGAAGAAGGACGTGCTCGACAAGGAGTTCGTGCCCTTCTCGGAGGGCATGCGCGCCCGCGGCTACTCCGACGAGGCGATCAAGACCTTGTGGGACATCCTGGTTCCGTTCTCCGACTACGCCTTCAACAAGGCTCACACCGCCGGGTACGGCCTGGTGTCGTACTGGACGGCCTACCTCAAGGCCAACTACCCAGCTGAGTACATGGCGGCGTTGCTCACCAGCGTCCAGGACGACAAGGACAAGATGGCCGTCTACCTCAACGAGTGCCGTCGCATGGGCATCAAGGTGCTGCCGCCGGATGTCAACGAATCGGCCGCGAACTTCACCCCGGTCGGCACCGACATCCGCTTCGGGCTCTCGGCGGTCCGCAACGTCGGCGCCAACGTCGTCGATGCCATCATCACCGCGCGGGAGACCAAAGGGCGGTTCACGGACGCGGTGGACTTCATGGCCAAGGTGCCGGCGAGCGTGTGCAACAAGCGGGTCGTGGAGTCGCTCGCCAAGGCCGGCGCCTTCGACTCGCTGGGCCACCGACGGCGCGCGCTCGTGGCGTGGCACGAGGACGCGGTCGACTACTTCGCCGACCAGAAGCGTCAGGAGGCGATCGGCCAGGACTCGCTGTTCGGGTTCGGCGACGACACGGACGGGGCGACCGACGCGATGATGGCGCCGCAGCTCCCGGACGTGCCGGAGTGGGACAAGTCGACCCTGCTCGCGCACGAACGGGAGATGCTCGGCCTCTACGTCTCCGACCATCCGCTCTTCGGCATCGAGCACGTCCTGGCGAAGGCCTCCGACACCACGATCGGCGCGCTGCTGACCGACGAGGAGCGCCCCGACGGGTCTGTCGTCACCGTCGGTGGGCTCATCACCGGCGTCACCCGGAAGATGACCAAGCGAGGCGACCCCTGGGCGATCGTCACGCTCGAGGACCTCGAGGGCGCGATCGACGTGATGTTCTTCCCGTCGACCTACCAGCTCACCTCCCACCAGCTCACCGAGGACGCCGTCATCGTCGTCAAGGGTCGGCTCGACCGTCGTGACGAGGTGCCGCAGCTGGTGGCCATGGAGGTGTCCACACCCGACCTCACCGACCAGCAGAGCGGTCCGGTGGCGATCTCCCTGCCCAGGGAGCGCTGCACCCCGCCCGTCGTGGATCGGCTGAAGGAGATCTTCGCCACCCACCCAGGCCTGACGCAGGTGCACGTGCACGTGCGGGTTGATGGGAAGACCGAGGTGTGGCGCCTGGAGGACCGCTGGCGGGTCACGCCCTCCACCGCGTTCATGGGCGACCTCAAGGCGCTCCTCGGTCCAGGCTGTGTCCGGGTGTGA
- a CDS encoding chorismate mutase has product MPDPTDHHPSIGALISREVPASLAECRQLIDEVDALLAVLLEYRATISARVQQLKPVGGRAGRDPRREAEIVDRMARWAPRLGPRRLRRIMTAVIEESLDLAEEAPAAR; this is encoded by the coding sequence GTGCCCGACCCGACCGACCACCACCCCTCGATCGGTGCCCTGATCAGCAGAGAGGTGCCCGCGTCGCTGGCCGAGTGCCGGCAGCTGATCGACGAGGTCGACGCGTTGCTCGCCGTCCTCCTCGAGTACCGCGCGACGATCAGCGCGCGTGTCCAACAGCTCAAGCCGGTGGGCGGGCGCGCTGGGCGCGACCCTCGCCGTGAGGCGGAGATCGTCGATCGGATGGCGCGGTGGGCGCCGCGGTTGGGCCCCCGACGCCTCCGCCGCATCATGACCGCGGTGATCGAGGAGAGCCTGGACCTCGCGGAGGAGGCACCGGCTGCCCGCTGA
- a CDS encoding RluA family pseudouridine synthase, giving the protein MSVTLSTGSRRSLPVPDGLEGERLDTALARMFGLSRTKAAELVESGQVLVDGSPLPKSARVSAGAWLEVELPGPAEPVAPKTVEGMRIVHDDADIVVVDKPIGVAAHPSPGWRGPTVVGHLHAAGFRIATSGAAERRGIVHRLDVGTSGLMVVAKSELAYSVLKRAFKERRVDKYYHALVQGHPDPSRGTVDAPIDRHPTHDYKWAVVAGGKSAVTHYETLEALRYASLLEIRLETGRTHQIRVHMSAIRHPCVGDLMYGADPVLARRLGVTRQWLHAVRLGFTHPATGLWVEFTSPYPEDLASALETAREETERVT; this is encoded by the coding sequence ATGAGCGTGACGTTGTCGACCGGATCACGCCGGAGCCTCCCCGTGCCCGACGGCCTCGAGGGGGAGCGCCTGGACACCGCGTTGGCGAGGATGTTCGGACTCTCCCGGACGAAGGCGGCTGAGCTGGTGGAGAGTGGCCAGGTTCTCGTCGACGGCTCCCCTCTCCCCAAGTCGGCGCGGGTGAGCGCTGGCGCATGGCTGGAGGTCGAGCTTCCAGGCCCTGCGGAGCCAGTCGCTCCCAAGACCGTCGAAGGCATGCGGATCGTCCACGACGACGCCGACATCGTGGTCGTGGACAAGCCGATCGGCGTCGCGGCCCATCCCAGCCCCGGGTGGCGGGGACCCACCGTCGTGGGTCACCTTCACGCTGCCGGGTTCCGTATCGCGACGTCTGGCGCGGCGGAGCGGCGAGGGATCGTCCACCGGCTCGACGTGGGCACCAGCGGCCTCATGGTCGTGGCGAAGTCCGAGCTGGCGTACTCGGTCCTCAAGCGCGCGTTCAAGGAGCGGCGGGTCGACAAGTACTACCACGCGCTCGTCCAGGGGCACCCCGACCCGTCGCGAGGCACGGTGGACGCGCCGATCGACCGTCATCCCACCCACGACTACAAGTGGGCCGTGGTGGCCGGTGGGAAGTCGGCCGTGACCCACTACGAGACCCTGGAGGCGCTCCGGTACGCCAGCTTGCTCGAGATCCGGCTGGAGACCGGGCGTACCCACCAGATCCGGGTGCACATGAGCGCGATCCGGCATCCGTGTGTGGGTGACCTCATGTACGGCGCCGACCCGGTGCTGGCGCGTCGACTCGGCGTCACCAGGCAGTGGCTGCACGCTGTCCGGCTGGGGTTCACCCATCCCGCCACCGGGCTGTGGGTCGAGTTCACCTCCCCCTACCCGGAGGACCTGGCTTCCGCGCTGGAGACCGCCCGCGAGGAGACGGAGCGGGTCACCTAG
- the lspA gene encoding signal peptidase II, giving the protein MQAEGGASLNDANHADRALRRRCLVLVAVITSLVLALDVVTKLVAMAQLAGRPPISLLGGLLTLRLVRNSGAAFGLAQEYTIILSLLAIGVVAVVLRLSKRLRSVPWAVAFGLLLGGALGNLSDRVFREPGFLRGHVVDFIALPYWPVFNLADTAVCVAAGLIMVMALRGRRWDGTTDTDPARPDEGAPPPEGEQRTTEPPERSAPRTVSTRSAIARDVPAVEPE; this is encoded by the coding sequence ATGCAAGCAGAAGGAGGAGCGTCACTGAACGACGCCAACCACGCCGACCGAGCCCTCCGGCGGCGTTGCCTCGTCCTCGTCGCCGTTATCACGAGCCTGGTCCTCGCCTTGGACGTGGTGACCAAGCTCGTGGCGATGGCGCAGTTGGCGGGTCGCCCGCCGATCTCCCTCCTCGGCGGACTCCTCACGCTCCGGCTCGTGCGCAACTCCGGTGCGGCGTTCGGGCTGGCGCAGGAGTACACGATCATCCTCTCCCTGCTCGCGATCGGCGTGGTCGCCGTCGTGCTCCGACTGTCGAAGCGCCTGCGCAGCGTTCCCTGGGCGGTCGCCTTCGGCCTGCTGCTGGGAGGAGCACTCGGAAACCTCAGCGACCGCGTGTTCCGAGAGCCCGGGTTTCTGCGCGGCCACGTGGTCGACTTCATCGCGCTCCCGTACTGGCCGGTGTTCAACCTGGCCGACACCGCGGTGTGCGTGGCGGCCGGCCTGATCATGGTCATGGCCTTGCGCGGCCGACGGTGGGATGGCACGACGGACACCGACCCGGCGCGGCCGGACGAGGGCGCGCCACCGCCGGAGGGAGAACAGCGCACGACCGAGCCACCGGAGCGGTCAGCCCCTAGGACCGTCTCGACGAGATCAGCGATCGCCCGCGACGTACCCGCGGTAGAACCGGAATGA
- a CDS encoding DUF167 family protein, with the protein METSRRVRVRVKPGARRTHVGGRYDGPHGPALVVAVTAPAVEGKATRAVMEAVAQAFGVSSRQVSLVSGERSRDKIIEVSGTLVEERLQELLDDAASADVSKSARRKARTKATGTRSRASSAMTKTSAASTTDTTENAKVNSKTVSKQTKPEEGRPTMNASDVATSQAPDFAERASALVVRDDEDAWTAEELAEVHRELTADAKRLREELDLATIELADLLRDSGDGAGDDQAEVGSKAFEREHELSLTNNTRDLLIQTERALARIDDGTYGVCEGCGQPIGKARLLAFPRATLCVSCKQKEERH; encoded by the coding sequence ATGGAGACGTCGCGGCGGGTTAGAGTCCGGGTCAAACCAGGCGCTCGACGCACCCACGTCGGCGGGCGGTACGACGGCCCGCACGGACCCGCGTTGGTCGTGGCCGTCACCGCTCCGGCCGTGGAGGGGAAGGCGACACGAGCCGTGATGGAGGCGGTCGCCCAGGCCTTCGGTGTCTCGAGTCGTCAGGTTTCCTTAGTGTCGGGTGAGCGAAGCCGTGACAAGATCATCGAGGTGTCTGGGACTCTCGTCGAGGAGCGGCTCCAGGAGCTGCTCGACGACGCGGCCTCCGCGGACGTGTCGAAGAGCGCCCGGCGGAAGGCCCGGACCAAGGCCACCGGGACGAGATCCCGGGCCAGCTCCGCCATGACGAAGACGTCAGCTGCCAGTACGACAGATACGACAGAGAACGCGAAGGTGAATTCCAAGACCGTGAGCAAGCAGACGAAGCCGGAGGAGGGGCGGCCCACCATGAACGCGTCGGACGTCGCGACATCCCAAGCCCCCGACTTCGCTGAGCGGGCTTCGGCCCTGGTCGTCCGCGATGACGAGGACGCGTGGACGGCGGAGGAGCTCGCGGAGGTGCACCGTGAGCTCACGGCCGACGCCAAGCGCCTGCGGGAGGAGCTCGACCTGGCGACCATCGAGCTCGCTGATCTGCTTCGGGACAGCGGTGACGGCGCGGGCGACGACCAGGCCGAAGTGGGCTCCAAGGCGTTCGAGCGCGAGCACGAGCTCTCGCTCACGAACAACACCCGCGACCTGCTCATCCAGACCGAGCGCGCGCTGGCCAGGATCGACGACGGTACCTACGGCGTTTGCGAGGGTTGCGGCCAGCCGATCGGGAAGGCTCGGCTGCTCGCCTTCCCTCGTGCGACACTGTGCGTGTCATGCAAGCAGAAGGAGGAGCGTCACTGA